From a single Miscanthus floridulus cultivar M001 chromosome 8, ASM1932011v1, whole genome shotgun sequence genomic region:
- the LOC136473110 gene encoding protein indeterminate-domain 16-like yields the protein MLSSCAPTTAFPPPEAGAAPLEPFRSLQIATTSAAGAKKKRRPAGTPDPDAEVVSLSPRTLLESDRYVCEICGQGFQRDQNLQMHRRRHKVPWKLLKRESGEAARKRVFVCPEPSCLHHDPSHALGDLVGIKKHFRRKHSGHRQWACARCSKAYAVHSDYKAHLKTCGTRGHTCDCGRVFSRVESFIEHQDKCNAGRPRAETSSSPASGVGGGGGAGFGVAAAAASTSQQQRQLHASASAAAAAALSRTASSASPSSGGEFGVSQHQQVACWPAGPAMASPTAATTFHRFDAALSPPTPRYERPGAGGGVHNLELQLMPPHGSGSYYEGGGGTAPAAAAVRWPHSPAVHVPQLGLGANPMRLQLSIGFGGARDNDHDDDSETSAPAAAAAAARLKEEAREQLRLAMAEKAAADDARAQARRQGELAEQELATARRMRQQAQAELGRAHALRDHAVRQVDATLLQVTCYSCRCKFRARATAGTGGPMSSEVASYVSSVVTEGGDAEVDDDPYRHHHHHRQLNADDAPSHARMMDIN from the exons ATGTTGAGTTCTTGCGCACCGACGACGGCCTTCCCGCCTCCCGAGGCGGGGGCCGCGCCACTGGAGCCGTTCCGGTCTCTGCAGATCGCCACGACGAGCGCCGCCGGCGCCAAGAAGAAGCGGCGTCCCGCCGGCACTCCTG ACCCCGACGCGGAGGTGGTGTCGCTGTCGCCGCGGACGCTGCTGGAGTCGGACCGGTACGTGTGCGAGATCTGCGGGCAGGGGTTCCAGCGCGACCAGAACCTGCAGATGCACCGGCGGCGGCACAAGGTGCCGTGGAAGCTGCTGAAGCGGGAGTCCGGGGAGGCGGCGCGGAAGCGCGTGTTCGTGTGCCCGGAGCCGAGCTGCCTGCACCACGACCCGTCGCACGCGCTGGGCGACCTCGTCGGCATCAAGAAGCACTTCCGGCGGAAGCACAGCGGCCACCGGCAGTGGGCCTGCGCCCGCTGCTCCAAGGCCTACGCCGTGCACTCCGACTACAAGGCCCACCTCAAGACCTGCGGCACCCGCGGCCATACCTGCGACTGCGGCCGCGTCTTCTCCCG GGTGGAGAGCTTTATCGAGCACCAGGACAAGTGCAACGCCGGCCGGCCGCGGGCCGAGACGTCGTCGTCCCCGGCTAGTggtgtcggcggcggcggcggtgccgggTTCGGCGTGGCGGCAGCAGCTGCCTCCACGTCGCAGCAGCAGCGTCAGCTgcacgcctccgcctccgccgccgcggcggcggcgttgtCACGGACGGCGTCCAGCGCGAGCCCATCAAGCGGTGGCGAGTTCGGGGTGAGCCAGCACCAGCAGGTCGCCTGCTGGCCGGCTGGCCCGGCAATGGCGAGCCCCACGGCCGCCACGACGTTCCACAGGTTCGACGCGGCGCTGTCGCCTCCGACGCCGCGGTACGAGCGCcctggtgctggtggtggcgTCCACAACCTGGAGCTGCAGCTCATGCCGCCGCACGGCAGCGGCAGCTACTACGAGGGGGGAGGAGGCACTGCTCCCGCAGCCGCCGCCGTTAGGTGGCCGCATTCGCCTGCGGTACATGTTCCCCAGCTGGGCCTGGGCGCCAACCCGATGCGGCTGCAGCTGTCGATCGGGTTCGGCGGCGCGCGCGACAACGACCACGACGACGACAGCGAGACGTCGGCgccggcagcagcggcggcggcggcgaggctgaAGGAGGAGGCCCGGGAGCAGCTGCGGCTGGCGATGGCGGAGAAGGCGGCGGCCGACGATGCCCGGGCGCAGGCGCGGCGGCAGGGGGAGCTGGCCGAGCAGGAGCTGGCGACCGCCCGCCGCATGCGGCAGCAGGCGCAGGCGGAGCTGGGCCGCGCGCACGCGCTCCGGGACCACGCCGTGCGGCAGGTGGACGCCACGCTGCTGCAGGTCACCTGCTACAGCTGCCGCTGCAAGTTCCGGGCGCGGGCGACGGCCGGCACCGGCGGCCCCATGAGCTCCGAGGTGGCCAGCTACGTCTCCTCCGTCGTCACCGAGGGCGGCGACGCCGAGGTGGACGACGACCcgtaccgccaccaccaccaccaccggcagcTCAACGCCGACGACGCGCCGAGCCATGCTAGGATGATGGACATCAACTAG